One genomic segment of bacterium includes these proteins:
- a CDS encoding tetratricopeptide repeat protein, with product MPLKRVYIDPLTGVYNRAFLMEKIGEILQSAREEGRLLEVVMSDIDYFKRINDLHGHAVGDQVLKEFANFLRSSLRAGDLLIRYGGDEFIVILDNVGYSEGLKVVERILENCRKQEFAGLKITASAGIASFPKHADCWEELFKLVDKSLYFAKRNGRDRVGILQNVGRVIIPTYDIVGRIDEIEKIIDFIEDNASHAKVIHVIGEIGVGKTRLIKEVLDYPKLKSYDKFQNVLSTSTKSIVFYPIRQLIKYMSQQNGKFLKELPPVLLSEIYKLNPPERSELGELFYVDKFKLFEAVRELLRLYTEKVLPLIVFIDDAHYIDDYSLEPFSYVFRSEDIKGLVVIFASRVEETGEDRIKKFFNFLRRGLMELRLMPLGKDGIRHLCKMVFGQVVPDFFIDFLFSKSGGNPYIAYEVIEAMLNSGDVYWNGESWEFKKDFEFDVPPSLIALAEMKVANLQAKELVVLEYMAVYGKPIDLDLLTDLTGLRFDELIPVIESLENIGLITREFTGSYYIPEGVFIECLCKKLSDKRLALIHYRIADLMRRVAPDAVEEIALHYYKAGDFENGFEFLLKAAERAEEFYAIKEAITYYSWALGCLQRYQRIGDYEKKKAEILLRRSKLYLEIGDRKAALVDAEEALNIALNVANVEIEAEANKQMGAVFLSLARYNEAIERLERASNQFEKLRNFIGVMECDLHIGLVFKEQSKYKLSRSYFLRVLEMAKSMNTEYLEMRALYHLSSLLSDCGKLDEALPLLQDALEMSTKLKDRKLEMKIYNELGLLHVEKGEIEKGIEILHKCLELAQKLFDLRTEAAVCHNIGLVLFVHLGKTLEAIEYLEKSSRVFHLIDDRFSECIVLSSLGTIYKSMGNYRFAKEYFTKSLKIAREIKAERLILSGSLNLANLLLDYGKIRSALPKLQTALRLSRKLELKDFESKVFLSIGAYYYYVGDLKEAERYFQSCIKLAEENNYLYNLASAELSLLRVYLDVGDLRKASDLHEKVEKVVRKLKNDVIQIDYEILSLELDFLQGKLVSLKKVNMIIEKCKALGLQPRLADAMVLAGRVTARMEAVEKSREYFEKAITILKKVGNTFYLARAYALYAEILKYSGYKEEALLNYNRAYEIFGKHKSDVWMRIFSIPQYK from the coding sequence ATGCCATTGAAGCGAGTTTACATTGACCCGCTTACCGGTGTCTATAACAGAGCTTTCCTCATGGAGAAGATTGGGGAAATACTCCAAAGTGCCCGAGAAGAAGGTAGATTGCTGGAAGTTGTGATGTCTGATATAGATTATTTTAAGAGAATTAACGATTTGCATGGGCACGCAGTAGGCGATCAGGTGTTAAAGGAGTTTGCCAACTTTCTCAGAAGCAGCTTAAGGGCTGGTGATTTGCTTATTCGCTATGGAGGGGACGAATTTATCGTGATACTTGATAATGTGGGATATTCTGAAGGTTTAAAGGTGGTGGAGAGAATTCTGGAAAACTGTAGGAAGCAGGAGTTTGCAGGATTGAAAATTACAGCCAGCGCTGGAATAGCATCTTTCCCGAAGCATGCTGATTGTTGGGAAGAACTGTTTAAGCTAGTTGATAAGAGCCTTTATTTTGCCAAGAGAAATGGAAGGGACAGGGTAGGCATACTGCAAAATGTGGGACGCGTAATAATTCCAACCTATGATATTGTAGGCCGGATTGATGAGATCGAGAAAATAATTGATTTTATTGAGGACAATGCATCACATGCCAAGGTGATTCATGTCATAGGTGAAATAGGGGTAGGAAAAACAAGGTTAATAAAAGAGGTTTTGGATTATCCCAAACTGAAGTCATACGATAAATTCCAAAATGTTTTGTCTACTTCTACCAAATCAATTGTATTTTATCCTATCAGACAACTAATAAAATACATGAGTCAGCAAAATGGAAAATTCCTGAAGGAGCTTCCTCCTGTTTTACTCAGCGAAATTTACAAACTGAACCCTCCCGAAAGGAGTGAGCTGGGAGAGCTTTTTTATGTAGACAAGTTTAAATTGTTTGAGGCTGTAAGGGAACTTCTTAGGCTCTATACTGAGAAGGTTCTGCCCCTTATAGTCTTTATTGATGATGCCCATTACATTGATGATTATTCGCTGGAACCGTTCAGCTATGTTTTTCGATCAGAAGACATAAAAGGTTTGGTAGTTATTTTTGCATCACGAGTGGAGGAAACCGGTGAAGATAGGATTAAAAAGTTTTTCAACTTTTTGCGTAGAGGTTTAATGGAATTGCGCCTTATGCCTCTTGGTAAGGATGGAATCCGACATCTGTGTAAGATGGTTTTTGGGCAGGTGGTTCCCGACTTTTTCATTGATTTTCTCTTTAGTAAAAGTGGAGGGAACCCTTACATAGCTTATGAAGTAATAGAGGCTATGCTAAATTCAGGAGATGTTTATTGGAATGGGGAGTCTTGGGAATTTAAAAAAGATTTTGAATTTGACGTTCCGCCTTCACTTATAGCATTGGCAGAAATGAAGGTTGCTAATCTTCAAGCAAAGGAGCTTGTAGTTCTTGAATACATGGCGGTCTATGGAAAGCCTATTGATTTAGATCTGCTCACGGATTTAACTGGCCTAAGATTTGATGAACTCATACCCGTAATTGAGAGTTTAGAAAATATAGGACTAATAACGAGAGAATTTACGGGTTCATATTACATACCTGAGGGTGTTTTTATTGAATGCCTCTGCAAGAAATTAAGCGATAAGCGTTTAGCCCTGATACATTATAGAATTGCAGATTTAATGAGAAGAGTTGCACCTGATGCGGTTGAGGAGATTGCACTGCATTATTATAAGGCAGGCGATTTTGAAAATGGTTTCGAGTTTTTATTAAAAGCCGCTGAAAGGGCTGAGGAATTTTACGCCATAAAGGAAGCAATTACCTATTATTCTTGGGCTCTCGGGTGCTTGCAAAGATACCAGAGGATTGGAGATTATGAAAAGAAGAAAGCGGAGATTCTGCTGAGACGTTCAAAACTTTACTTAGAAATAGGCGATAGAAAAGCAGCGTTGGTTGATGCGGAAGAGGCATTAAATATTGCCTTAAATGTTGCTAATGTTGAAATAGAGGCTGAAGCAAACAAGCAAATGGGTGCGGTTTTCTTGAGTTTGGCACGCTACAATGAAGCGATTGAGAGGCTTGAACGAGCAAGCAACCAGTTTGAGAAATTGAGAAATTTCATAGGCGTAATGGAATGCGATTTACATATCGGCCTTGTCTTCAAAGAACAGTCAAAATACAAATTGAGTCGATCTTACTTTTTAAGAGTATTGGAAATGGCAAAGAGTATGAATACGGAATACCTTGAAATGAGAGCCCTTTACCATCTTTCCTCTTTACTTTCAGATTGTGGGAAGTTGGACGAAGCCTTACCCCTTTTGCAGGATGCCCTTGAGATGTCTACAAAACTCAAGGATAGGAAATTGGAGATGAAAATCTACAATGAGTTAGGGCTTTTGCATGTTGAAAAAGGCGAAATTGAGAAGGGGATTGAAATACTCCATAAATGTCTTGAGTTGGCCCAAAAACTTTTCGACCTACGGACCGAGGCCGCTGTATGCCATAATATAGGGCTCGTTCTTTTTGTGCACCTTGGCAAGACTTTAGAGGCAATAGAATATCTTGAAAAAAGTTCCCGGGTTTTTCACCTCATTGATGATAGGTTTTCGGAGTGTATTGTTCTAAGTTCCTTGGGGACCATATACAAGTCTATGGGCAATTATCGTTTTGCCAAGGAATATTTTACTAAATCACTGAAAATTGCAAGAGAGATAAAGGCGGAGCGTCTAATTTTAAGTGGCTCATTAAACCTTGCCAATTTACTTCTGGATTACGGGAAGATAAGAAGTGCTTTACCAAAGTTGCAAACGGCGCTAAGGCTTTCAAGAAAACTTGAACTAAAGGATTTTGAGTCTAAAGTCTTTTTGTCTATCGGAGCCTACTATTACTATGTTGGAGATTTAAAGGAAGCGGAGAGGTATTTCCAAAGTTGCATTAAATTAGCAGAGGAGAATAATTACCTTTATAATCTGGCTTCTGCTGAACTTTCACTTCTCCGTGTTTACTTAGATGTTGGTGACCTTAGAAAGGCGTCGGATTTACATGAAAAAGTTGAAAAGGTGGTTAGGAAATTAAAAAATGACGTTATTCAAATTGATTATGAGATTCTCTCCTTGGAACTTGATTTCTTACAAGGTAAACTGGTTAGCTTAAAAAAGGTTAATATGATTATTGAAAAGTGCAAAGCCCTTGGGTTGCAGCCAAGATTAGCAGATGCAATGGTTCTGGCTGGTAGAGTTACCGCCAGAATGGAAGCAGTGGAAAAGTCTCGTGAATACTTTGAAAAGGCTATAACTATATTGAAAAAAGTGGGGAATACCTTTTACCTGGCCAGGGCTTATGCTTTGTATGCAGAAATTTTAAAATACAGCGGATATAAAGAAGAGGCACTTTTAAATTATAACAGGGCTTATGAAATTTTCGGTAAACATAAATCTGATGTATGGATGAGAATCTTTTCAATTCCACAATACAAGTAG
- a CDS encoding pitrilysin family protein encodes MKDEVKFFELENHIKVHYLKKDKLPIFYSNMLLHRGSIDESRKRGIHNFAFRLLMEGPEGKSPVDFSKELEKLGLRIKTRSGYSFTTFELDGLSNFFVDALIKLEELIRKPAFREEDFKRLKDQYFTAVKLGFQDPEFVSSYFSNMFYFKDVPPLSALPDFGFVRDVLSLTLEDVKNYYASLYDNSNFSIVIVSNLEIVEFKEKIENLNLPLSQKSSRRSIEVPEFKFDKVYIVDMDIEQAHLKIINPAVKRNDPIYGAVKVANFIWGGSDFSSRLMKRVRVKEGLSYSINSVVNFGIPVNGDIIAPYSVISCETELAKCRKAFDAILEERSKLLREGFEKEELNHAVQFFRGSIPLLVESYAQLLSMITEEVIYGLPYFHWEKELESIEKLTLEELNYGAKILLKFESPFVLIVGRAKELKTQFKDFEIEVINLRDYLG; translated from the coding sequence ATGAAAGATGAAGTTAAATTCTTTGAACTTGAGAACCACATAAAGGTCCATTATTTAAAAAAGGATAAACTCCCAATTTTTTATTCTAATATGCTCTTACATAGGGGTTCCATAGACGAGTCAAGGAAAAGGGGGATCCATAACTTTGCCTTTAGGCTTCTTATGGAAGGTCCAGAAGGTAAGTCACCTGTTGATTTTTCGAAGGAACTTGAAAAACTTGGCCTTAGAATAAAGACCCGTTCCGGATATTCCTTTACCACCTTTGAATTGGACGGGTTATCGAATTTCTTTGTAGATGCCCTTATAAAGCTTGAAGAACTTATAAGAAAGCCTGCCTTCAGAGAAGAGGACTTTAAAAGGCTTAAGGATCAGTATTTTACCGCGGTTAAGCTGGGATTTCAGGACCCTGAATTTGTTTCTTCTTACTTTTCCAACATGTTTTATTTTAAAGATGTTCCGCCACTTTCTGCTTTGCCAGATTTTGGGTTCGTAAGGGATGTCCTTAGTTTAACCCTCGAAGATGTCAAGAATTATTATGCGAGTCTTTATGATAATTCCAATTTTTCTATCGTTATTGTCTCCAACCTGGAAATTGTTGAATTCAAGGAAAAGATTGAAAATCTGAACCTTCCACTCAGCCAGAAATCGTCGAGAAGGTCTATTGAAGTTCCAGAGTTTAAATTCGATAAAGTTTATATCGTGGATATGGATATTGAACAGGCTCATTTGAAAATCATAAATCCCGCGGTAAAGAGGAACGATCCTATTTATGGCGCCGTTAAAGTCGCAAATTTTATCTGGGGAGGTTCTGATTTCTCATCTCGGCTCATGAAAAGAGTCAGAGTCAAAGAGGGATTGAGCTATTCTATAAACTCTGTCGTAAATTTTGGAATTCCAGTAAATGGTGATATTATAGCACCTTATAGTGTGATTTCCTGTGAGACTGAATTGGCTAAGTGCAGAAAGGCCTTTGATGCGATTCTCGAAGAAAGGTCTAAATTGTTGAGGGAAGGTTTTGAAAAAGAGGAGTTAAACCACGCTGTTCAGTTTTTCAGAGGAAGCATTCCACTTCTTGTGGAAAGCTATGCCCAGCTCCTTTCCATGATTACCGAGGAGGTTATCTATGGGCTTCCCTATTTCCATTGGGAAAAAGAACTTGAAAGCATTGAAAAATTAACCTTAGAAGAATTGAATTATGGTGCCAAGATACTGCTCAAATTTGAAAGCCCCTTTGTTTTGATTGTCGGAAGGGCAAAGGAGTTGAAAACTCAGTTTAAAGATTTTGAAATTGAAGTTATAAACCTTCGGGATTATTTGGGATAG
- a CDS encoding dihydroorotase → MRKKLFKGGMVVDVKGQKVLKADVLVDEGIIVAVEPSIDLSDAEIIDCNGLMLIPGLVDMHAHLREPGEEHKEDIGTGTLAAIHGGYVAVVSMPNTNPPCDNRSVVEYIIRRSKEEDKAEVLPCGAITKGRKGLELAELADMHEGGAVAFSDDGTWVQHSGVMRRALEYVKFFNGFVISHAEDKALTYMGLANESAITTKLGLRGMPVAAETIAIFRDLELAKLTGGRLHIAHVSSKSSVELIRKAKEEGIKVTAEVTPHHLLFDESKLVEYDTNYKVNPPLRSAEDRETLLEALKEGVIDVIATDHAPHADFEKMDEFNAAPFGMIWLDFAFTVLYDNLVNSGKIDLFRLVKSMSLRPAEILGLQQLGVIEKGYRASFFGFNPDAKVRIDREFIKSRAYNTPLYNSVVKGKIEWTVKDGKIYRH, encoded by the coding sequence TTTAAAAGCTGATGTTTTGGTTGATGAAGGGATTATCGTTGCTGTTGAACCTTCCATTGATTTGTCTGATGCAGAAATTATTGATTGCAATGGTCTTATGCTTATTCCTGGACTTGTGGACATGCACGCTCATCTTAGAGAGCCTGGAGAAGAGCATAAGGAAGATATTGGAACGGGGACTTTGGCGGCTATTCATGGTGGGTATGTAGCTGTTGTCTCTATGCCAAACACAAATCCACCTTGCGATAATAGAAGTGTCGTAGAATACATTATAAGAAGGTCTAAGGAAGAGGATAAAGCTGAAGTTTTACCTTGTGGTGCAATAACAAAGGGTAGAAAGGGTTTGGAATTGGCAGAGCTCGCTGATATGCATGAAGGCGGTGCGGTCGCCTTTTCCGATGATGGAACTTGGGTTCAGCACAGCGGTGTTATGAGGAGAGCCCTTGAATATGTTAAGTTCTTTAATGGTTTCGTTATTTCTCATGCAGAAGATAAAGCTTTAACCTATATGGGGCTTGCTAACGAAAGTGCAATCACTACGAAATTGGGTCTTCGAGGGATGCCCGTGGCTGCTGAGACCATAGCCATTTTCAGGGATTTAGAACTCGCAAAACTTACAGGCGGTCGTTTGCACATCGCCCATGTGAGTTCTAAAAGCAGTGTTGAACTTATAAGAAAAGCAAAGGAAGAAGGAATAAAAGTGACGGCTGAAGTTACACCACATCATCTTTTGTTTGATGAAAGTAAGCTTGTTGAATACGATACTAACTACAAAGTTAACCCTCCATTGAGGAGTGCAGAGGATAGAGAAACCCTTCTTGAAGCACTCAAGGAAGGAGTTATTGATGTGATTGCAACAGACCATGCTCCGCATGCCGATTTCGAAAAGATGGATGAATTTAATGCTGCGCCCTTCGGTATGATATGGCTTGATTTTGCTTTTACTGTTTTGTACGACAATCTTGTCAATTCAGGGAAGATAGATCTTTTCAGACTTGTGAAGAGTATGAGCTTGAGGCCTGCCGAGATATTGGGACTCCAACAACTCGGTGTCATTGAAAAGGGTTACCGAGCCTCTTTCTTCGGGTTTAATCCCGATGCAAAAGTTAGAATTGATAGAGAGTTTATTAAATCAAGGGCATATAATACCCCTTTGTATAATTCTGTGGTAAAGGGTAAAATTGAGTGGACAGTCAAAGATGGGAAAATTTATAGACACTGA
- a CDS encoding pitrilysin family protein, whose protein sequence is MELKIFKGTLPNGLRIVVNEDDDSTMIAAALLYEAGSRTEHEGITGISHILEHMMYKGTKNIGPEEYSRRIQRLGGYDNAYTTKDYTIYYVYLPPGTLEEFLSMEADRMVNLELRAFKEEMEVIKDERRYSSVDNPLEYFMEEFWKRLFKVHPYRFPVIGLEKDLDRIKEDDVLDYYRKFYTPENAILAVAGKIKFEEVKELAYKYFSSVEKNRKPELSIPAEPEQNQKIEFEVKRKNSTPIIAMGFKIVSFGHPLVPTFDVLSEMMCGGKWGILVRELVYERNIFASLKCETSYLKDHGIFVLVGLPYPGIEIKDALSILEEKFYMVIRKLDESYLITAKNKLLTEYYFDLESVRDLVFNLAEYELMGKLEDITRYPESLKKVTLEEVKELFSKYFAV, encoded by the coding sequence ATGGAATTAAAAATTTTTAAAGGAACCCTTCCCAATGGTCTCAGAATTGTGGTAAATGAGGATGATGATAGCACAATGATAGCAGCGGCTCTTCTTTACGAAGCCGGAAGTAGAACGGAGCATGAAGGAATTACGGGGATTTCGCACATACTGGAACACATGATGTATAAAGGAACAAAAAATATAGGACCAGAAGAGTATTCAAGAAGAATTCAGAGACTTGGTGGATATGACAACGCCTACACTACAAAGGATTACACTATATATTACGTTTATTTGCCTCCAGGAACTCTCGAGGAATTTCTAAGTATGGAGGCCGATCGAATGGTTAATTTAGAATTGAGAGCTTTTAAAGAAGAGATGGAAGTTATAAAGGATGAGAGAAGGTATTCATCGGTAGATAATCCTCTTGAGTATTTTATGGAGGAATTCTGGAAGAGGCTTTTTAAGGTTCATCCCTATCGTTTCCCAGTTATTGGGCTTGAAAAGGATTTAGACAGAATTAAAGAGGATGATGTACTCGATTATTACAGAAAATTCTATACCCCCGAAAATGCAATTCTTGCGGTGGCGGGAAAGATAAAGTTTGAAGAAGTTAAAGAATTGGCATATAAATATTTTTCCTCTGTAGAGAAAAACAGAAAGCCCGAACTTTCAATACCTGCTGAACCTGAGCAAAATCAAAAAATTGAATTTGAAGTAAAGAGGAAAAATTCAACTCCAATTATTGCTATGGGGTTCAAGATTGTTTCCTTTGGACATCCTCTTGTGCCCACCTTTGATGTTTTGAGTGAGATGATGTGTGGTGGAAAATGGGGAATTCTCGTTAGAGAGCTGGTTTATGAAAGAAATATTTTTGCTTCACTAAAGTGCGAAACAAGCTATCTAAAGGATCATGGAATTTTTGTACTGGTGGGATTACCTTATCCTGGAATTGAAATTAAAGACGCATTGTCTATTCTTGAAGAAAAATTTTATATGGTCATTAGGAAACTCGATGAAAGTTACTTAATTACGGCGAAAAATAAGCTTCTAACTGAGTACTATTTTGACCTTGAATCAGTGAGGGATTTGGTTTTTAACCTGGCTGAGTATGAACTTATGGGCAAATTGGAGGATATTACAAGATATCCTGAAAGTTTGAAAAAAGTTACTTTGGAAGAAGTAAAGGAACTTTTTTCTAAGTATTTCGCTGTGGA
- the smpB gene encoding SsrA-binding protein SmpB — protein MKKKPERIIVKNQKAYHDYEILETYEAGIVLRGSEVKSIKEGKVSLKEAYADIIDNEPYILNMHVTPYEKDKVSKLNPTRPRKLLLHRYEIKRLIGKIKERGLTLIPLMIVEKRNLIKVVLGLGRGKKLYEKREEIKKRIVEREIQRAMKKEFDY, from the coding sequence ATGAAGAAAAAACCTGAAAGAATCATCGTGAAAAACCAGAAAGCCTACCACGATTATGAGATTCTGGAGACTTATGAAGCGGGGATTGTTCTAAGGGGTAGTGAAGTTAAGTCAATTAAAGAAGGCAAGGTTTCACTGAAAGAGGCATATGCCGACATAATTGATAATGAGCCTTACATTCTCAATATGCACGTGACGCCTTATGAAAAGGATAAGGTTTCCAAACTAAATCCGACGCGGCCAAGAAAATTATTGCTCCATCGTTATGAGATAAAAAGGCTCATTGGGAAGATTAAGGAGAGGGGACTAACTTTAATACCCCTGATGATTGTTGAGAAAAGAAACTTAATAAAGGTTGTTCTTGGTCTTGGTCGGGGCAAGAAACTATATGAAAAGCGGGAAGAAATTAAGAAGAGGATTGTAGAAAGGGAAATTCAAAGGGCTATGAAGAAGGAGTTCGATTACTAA
- a CDS encoding tetratricopeptide repeat protein, whose amino-acid sequence MVALLISMVALDPLIQRGDSLFAALKYEEALKEYQKAYGKDNNNYEILWRLSMAYLNIGEGLDNDNERKIYFKKALEFANKATEVNPEGDWGWTYVAAVNGRIALTKGGKEKVKYAMIIKDAVNKALKLNPNNDLANFIWGSYNFEAATLNPVLRSFAKTLFGEVPEGTIEDAEKYIKRAIELNPGRIQYYYELARIYEHQKKVEQAKAVLSKAVKLRPQTREDIKYREQARKMLEKLEKK is encoded by the coding sequence ATGGTTGCTCTATTAATCTCAATGGTAGCTTTGGATCCTTTAATTCAGAGAGGTGATTCTTTATTCGCTGCCCTTAAATATGAAGAAGCCCTGAAAGAATACCAGAAAGCCTATGGAAAAGACAATAATAACTACGAAATCTTGTGGAGACTGTCAATGGCTTATCTAAATATCGGTGAAGGGCTGGATAACGATAATGAAAGAAAGATTTACTTCAAAAAAGCCCTCGAATTTGCCAATAAAGCGACGGAAGTGAACCCAGAGGGAGACTGGGGATGGACCTACGTAGCGGCCGTGAATGGTAGAATTGCCCTTACAAAGGGTGGAAAAGAGAAGGTAAAATACGCAATGATAATAAAGGATGCAGTAAACAAGGCATTAAAATTAAATCCGAACAACGATCTTGCCAACTTTATCTGGGGTTCTTACAATTTTGAGGCTGCAACCTTAAACCCTGTTTTAAGAAGCTTTGCCAAAACCCTTTTTGGTGAAGTTCCTGAGGGAACCATTGAAGACGCAGAAAAATATATTAAAAGGGCTATTGAACTAAATCCGGGCAGAATTCAATATTATTACGAGCTTGCCAGAATTTATGAACATCAAAAGAAAGTAGAGCAAGCAAAAGCAGTTCTTAGCAAAGCTGTTAAGTTAAGGCCACAAACCCGAGAAGACATAAAATACCGCGAACAGGCACGTAAAATGCTCGAAAAACTCGAAAAGAAGTAA
- a CDS encoding metallopeptidase TldD-related protein, translated as MGKFIDTERYHSIAQDIIKASNGQVVEVMIVHSIQDNARYMESTITQYGRINELFVTVRVRFGNKSGVATTNCITKDGLLEVVKMAEESALNAKEDPFLPDPEEQKELEHEQVDPAVAEMGSDDKCRFLGRVFKEFSEDFIFHGILRSSLNYVGVFNNLGLKADFSYTALNLTMVVEDAEEKDTFWLQHTSPDLDSLNYDKYSQRIREFLKMAYPDVHVKPGKYTVILSPYALKEVFDFMQYVGFSASALEMGISFLKGMEGEKVFAEGFTLEDRPLRKENFSMPFDFEGVKKKNLTIFENGVFKHFIYDKKLAKKLGKRTTGHAFDLINSFPLAGHLELRGGEKSVQKLIEESPDVIYITRLHYVNVLDPTTFTLTGMTRDGTFRVRHGKQWSRLPNLRFQVSFKELFNNITGISREREYVGQPESYTLDLPAADLLPYIRCEGFNVIGFSTEEG; from the coding sequence ATGGGAAAATTTATAGACACTGAAAGATACCATTCAATTGCTCAGGATATAATTAAGGCTTCAAATGGGCAAGTCGTAGAAGTAATGATCGTTCACTCGATTCAAGACAACGCCAGATATATGGAGAGCACAATTACCCAGTATGGAAGGATTAATGAACTTTTCGTTACCGTCAGGGTAAGATTTGGGAATAAAAGTGGTGTCGCTACTACCAATTGCATTACGAAGGATGGCCTTTTAGAGGTAGTGAAAATGGCTGAAGAAAGTGCATTAAACGCAAAAGAGGATCCATTCCTGCCTGATCCTGAGGAACAGAAGGAATTGGAGCATGAACAGGTTGACCCTGCTGTGGCTGAAATGGGTTCTGATGATAAGTGTAGGTTTCTTGGTAGAGTCTTTAAAGAATTTTCTGAAGACTTCATTTTCCACGGCATATTAAGGTCCAGTCTGAATTATGTTGGAGTTTTCAACAATTTAGGTCTGAAAGCCGACTTTTCCTACACTGCTTTAAACCTGACAATGGTTGTTGAAGATGCGGAAGAAAAAGATACTTTTTGGCTACAACACACGAGTCCCGACCTTGATTCTTTAAATTATGATAAGTATTCTCAGAGGATAAGGGAATTTCTAAAAATGGCATATCCGGATGTTCATGTAAAACCAGGGAAATATACAGTGATACTTTCACCCTATGCTCTAAAAGAGGTCTTTGACTTTATGCAATATGTTGGTTTTTCAGCTTCTGCGCTTGAGATGGGAATATCCTTTTTGAAGGGCATGGAGGGGGAAAAAGTATTTGCCGAAGGTTTTACTTTAGAAGATAGGCCTTTAAGGAAGGAGAACTTTTCAATGCCTTTTGATTTTGAAGGGGTTAAGAAAAAGAATCTCACTATTTTTGAGAACGGTGTTTTCAAACATTTTATCTACGATAAGAAACTTGCAAAAAAGTTGGGAAAGAGAACAACTGGTCATGCTTTCGACCTGATAAATTCATTTCCATTGGCGGGGCATTTGGAATTGAGGGGTGGTGAAAAGAGCGTACAGAAACTCATTGAAGAGTCACCAGATGTTATATACATAACGAGGCTCCATTACGTTAATGTACTTGATCCCACAACATTTACTTTAACAGGGATGACAAGAGATGGAACCTTCAGAGTAAGACACGGGAAGCAATGGTCAAGGCTACCTAACTTGAGATTTCAGGTAAGTTTTAAGGAACTTTTCAATAATATAACTGGAATTTCAAGGGAGAGGGAGTATGTAGGGCAACCAGAGTCTTACACTTTGGATCTTCCCGCGGCGGATCTTTTACCATACATTCGGTGTGAGGGCTTTAACGTGATTGGATTCAGCACAGAAGAGGGTTGA
- a CDS encoding DUF1722 domain-containing protein, protein MEEVFSFPKPNIVISKCINFAAVRYNGSIIKDEFAEKLGKYVNYIPICPEVEIGLGVPRPPINLVRTEEGEIRVVDLQINRDYTEIMEQFCRNFLGRLREIDGFLLKSKSPSCGVRSAKLRNFDGKGIVGKTNGIFAKSAVVYFPDLPVEDEGRLIDRDIRRNFLIRIFALADLRENFLKKEEISALLEFHSRYKYLLMTYSQQKLKEMGKILANWKEHGLSEVKKYYEKLFKKAFTKAPSKKAHYNTILHITGHFSGRLSKGEKAFLARLLNKFLMEKTTLSTILEILKELTIRFDDQYLKKQAYLNPYPEELEI, encoded by the coding sequence ATGGAAGAGGTATTTAGCTTTCCAAAACCCAACATTGTGATCTCGAAATGTATAAATTTTGCCGCTGTAAGGTATAATGGTAGTATAATAAAGGATGAATTTGCTGAAAAGCTCGGAAAATACGTAAACTACATTCCCATATGTCCCGAAGTGGAAATAGGGCTCGGCGTTCCCAGACCTCCAATAAACCTCGTTAGAACCGAAGAAGGGGAAATTAGAGTGGTTGACCTTCAGATAAACCGCGACTATACGGAAATTATGGAGCAATTTTGCCGAAATTTTCTGGGAAGATTGAGGGAAATTGACGGATTCCTTCTGAAATCAAAATCGCCCAGCTGCGGGGTAAGAAGCGCAAAACTTCGCAACTTTGACGGCAAGGGAATCGTTGGTAAAACCAATGGAATATTCGCAAAATCAGCTGTGGTCTATTTCCCTGATCTACCTGTAGAGGACGAGGGACGTTTGATAGACCGCGATATTAGAAGAAACTTTCTGATACGCATTTTTGCACTGGCGGATTTAAGAGAAAATTTTCTTAAAAAAGAGGAAATTTCTGCTCTTCTCGAATTTCACTCAAGGTACAAATATCTCTTAATGACCTACAGTCAGCAAAAGCTTAAAGAGATGGGAAAAATATTAGCAAACTGGAAGGAGCATGGTCTTTCCGAAGTAAAGAAATACTATGAAAAACTTTTTAAAAAAGCCTTTACAAAAGCCCCTTCAAAAAAGGCTCATTATAACACAATACTCCACATTACAGGACATTTCTCTGGCAGACTTAGTAAGGGTGAAAAAGCCTTTCTCGCCAGGCTTTTGAATAAATTTCTTATGGAAAAAACAACGCTATCCACAATTCTTGAAATATTGAAGGAACTTACAATCAGATTTGACGACCAATACCTGAAAAAGCAGGCTTATTTAAATCCCTATCCAGAAGAACTGGAAATCTAA